The sequence below is a genomic window from Rhinopithecus roxellana isolate Shanxi Qingling chromosome 7, ASM756505v1, whole genome shotgun sequence.
GATGTACGGTGCATCACACTGGCTGGCCCGTAGGGTTCTTGTGGGAGAGGCCAGGTCTCTGCGACCATGAAAGGGGTTGCAACTGATACAGTCAGGGAGGGATCAAGTTTGCTTGTTGAAACAGGCAGGGTAAAGGAGGATCCAGTGCAGAGCTTGGATTCAGCAGAGGTGGCTGTCGATGTGACCGGTCACCCTGTTTGGGTGGGAAGGCCCCGAATGACACATGCAGCCAGGCAAGAGCGGTCCCGTGCACCCTTTGCTCTTGGCTTATCCAGCTCCTCCCTCTGAGATAGTCCCACGGGGAGCCCCAGATTGACCTGGGATGGGGATCCCCTCTTTCCAGAGGCACGGTAGGGTTCTCAACGCTGGCAGTTTTCTCCTCCTTACCCTTTCTCCCTCACTGCCCCTTCATCTTGCCCCCCGCTCATCAATCACCCTTTGGTAAAGGACCTCTCCCCTTGTTCCTCTCTCTTTACTCCCTCATCCATTCCTCTAcactcctttcctctttcctctctcttcctacCTCACTTCAGCCTCCGTCATCACCCCTCATCTCCCCTCTCTGCTCTCTCGCCTCCATGCCTTGTCTTTCCCTTTGTCCTCCCTCGGAGTTCCCATATCCCTCActgccctttctctccctctttccttccgcATGTTGTCCTCTCTGGTTTTCCCctccttttgctttttccttctctctaggCCGTTCCTTCCCctcaccctccccaccctcccttcccctgATACTTACCCAGTGACTAATCCTTAGTTCCTTAAGTGGCACTGGGCGTAACGTGGGCCCTATGTGTTTAGCTTTCAGCCTCGGAGGGCAGTACATCCTAAAGTGAATCACCAACTTAATTATTCCTCTGCAAATTACCATCAGTGATATGAGATTCAACGACAAGGAGCTGTGAGAGTGCACAGGAAGGGAGCTCATTTCTGGGGTGGGCTCAGTGAAGAAAATGTCATTGATGATAGTCTCTGTTCTGCCATCCACCATCCTCTGCTTGCCTCTTTCTGTCACTGCCTTCCCTTTTATGTTGGGGACAACTCTCCTCTTCTATCTTTTGCAGCAGGGTGGGACTCCTCTCATGGTGTCCTGCCCTCCACACCCCAAGGTGTGAGTTCTCATGAAGTCCAACTGGATGCCCATTCCCTGCAACCTGAGCACCCAACAGACCAAAGAGCACGAGGGATAGTTTCAACTCGCCCAGGGACCCTTGTTCTTGCTCCCAGGTTCCCCAGGGCACCTTTGGTCATGTACGTCACTCaccctttctctttttcaccttcacttctcccttctcttccccctccctctttcctggCTGCATCCTTCTTTCTTAAGGCTTTACCCCATAAAGACAAAGAAACTGGctgaggagacaaaagaaagaaagtagcagAAGATGGTAAGGAAACAGGTGAGTGACATCTGACTTAGCTGATTAAGAGAGCTTGATCTTTTAGGAGGGCGTGGGGGgtgcttgctctgtcacccaggctggagtgcagtggtccgatcatagctccctgtagcctcgaactgctgagctcaagggatcctccagcctcagcctccagagtagctgggactacatgttaattttttttttttttttttttatggtttgcttttttagagacagagtctcacttgtgTTGCCAAGAGAGCTTGAGCATCAACTGGCAGTGAGGACAGCCGGAAAGCAACCGACTTACCCCTCTCACCAGACCTTCCAACTGTCTGCCACACTGGCATTGCCATGTATCCCTGCATCTTGTTGGTAATGGTGGGGGCTGTAAATTGCATGATTGCTCTAGAAAGTGTAGTTAAAAATCACTTAGACACCCAGATCCCCTCTCAGCTCCTCGTAGCATGACAAATCACTCTCCCCCaactctgggagctggaggccaAATGTACTGTCTGCACAGCATGAACCAGCAGATTTATGGGCTTTGGAACTTCAGACTCACTTGAAGGCATACATCCCAACCCAGCGTAGGGATTTCGGTTGCTGTCTACAGCAATCTGCAGTCCCTCACCTCCGCTGGAGTTTGGCGTCCAGATTGCTGGCATCTTGCCCCTTCTCAGAGATGCAGGAGAGTCTTCCTGTGTAATCTAAACTTCCCCAGAGAGGAGACTTAGTAACATTGGCAGGCAAAGACCTCTGGAGTTTGCTTCGTTAGTAAGctcaaaacattttctcatttcaacGTTAGTTTTTCTTAGAGCCATGGGTTACTAAGGAGGATGTTTCTTAATTTACAAACACATACAGGGGTTTGTAATGAtctttcattattgatttctagatCCCATTGTggcattgtggtcagagaatatacAAATCGCTGAAGAATCCATTGTTTATGGACATTCCTGGGATTGTAttcatttaaatatctttatgTACATTATAGTGGAATATAATACAAAAATGGAGTTGCATGAAAAATGAAGGTACCACTCAGTAAATGGTTCCACAGGGACGTCTGATCCCCTATGATCTGGGTTAAGAAATGGTGTACTGTATTGCCGGCAGCTCAAAAGCACTCTCATGCCAGTCACTCTTGTCTTCCACCTCGGCAAATCTAACCACTCTTGTGACTTTTAACACTTGAAGATAATCCCGCCTGTTTGTGAACGCATTACACATACGTAGAATCAGTACagtacatattttataatctCGGTTTCTCTTGGCAACATTAGGTTTTTCTCCTTACTACTGACTTCTGTCGTGCTGTGTAGCTGAATTTCGTTTCTTTGCCTTCCTGCGCAGTATTTTGAATTGTATGACGATGCCACAATTTAttcatgccttttatttctaATGGACTCTTCGGTAGTTTCCAGCGCTGGAGTGTTAGTGTTATTATTGTGGTGCACGTTCACAAGGATGTCCTTTGGTTGACATGCATATGCATTTAAGGCTGTGCTTGCAGGACTGCTTTgattactttttcttccttcatgGCACTGTAAGTGGTGACAGTGGATGTAgcggtatttatttatttatttatttatccctgATCTCAGAGGGAAAGCTGTCAACATGTCACCAGTAAGTATCGTTGTTTTcgtaggcttttaaaaaatattctaacgGAATCAAGAGAGTTCCCTTTTATTTGCAGTTGGCTAAGAGGTTTTATCATAAGTGcatggtcatttaaaaaaatcaaacccatGAAATACTCTTCCTGCATGTGTAGGGAATATCatagtttttctctttcatacaTTACTTCTGAGAGACAGATTTTTCAAGCGCTGAACCACTTCATTTCTAGAATACTCGACTTTTTTGTGATACGTTTTCCTTTTTGGAGATTTAATTGATTTGTTTTGCTAATGCTTTATCCAAGATTTCTTCTTCTGTGCTTATGTGAAAGATAGGCCTGTGCGTTTCATTTCTTACCATGCCCTTTAAAGGTTTTTGCCTCATAAAATGGGATGGAAAGCATTTCCCCTTTTTTATGTTACCTGGCAAGAAGGTAAGATTGACATTCTTTCCTTCacaaatgttttgtagaattaaTCGGTGGCAGCATCAGAGTCTGTAGGTTCTTGtggctgttgctgttgtttcctTCAGATTCCGCCCGTTTAGAATTTGTAGGACAATTCAGAtgtttagtctgttttctgtcattttgttatcCAAAGTTTCACATTTGTGGGCATAAAGCTGTTCATGATTTTGAATAATGATCTCTTTAATATCTTCGTTGCCCATAGTGATGTTTTCTTAGCCATTCCAGACACTGGTTGCTTcattatttctctcctttttgttcAGGCCCACACAAGGCATGTCTTAATCacaccatctttacaaaaaaccacCTCTGGCTGTGTTGTTTTATCTTTAACTGATTTGTACTTTTAtcgttatttcatttcttctgctttcttcaggTTTAATCTGTTGCTCAACGTGGTTGGGAAAGATGCAAAtgttatgtctttctttttcatgcAATCTAGACAATTAAAATACATCCCATAAGTTTTCATCCGGTTCAAAATACTTTGTGATTTCATTGGTGATGTTTTCCTTGAGCTATGGGTTATTTAGAAAGTAGGAAATAAAAAGGATGCCTTTTGTAAAGacaaaatgaagtgaaataaaaaggatgcctttttatttcattttcttgcctaattgccctccGAACTTCCGGGACTATATTGAGAAGAAGTAGCAAAAGCGGGCATCTCTGCCttgctcctgatcttagaggaaaagctttcactCTTTCGGCATCTAGTACAGTGTTCACAGTGAGTATTTTATATAGGACTTTTGTGACGCTGAGGTTGTTTCCTTCTGTTCCAAGGAGTTTGAGTGTTTTTGTCACGAAGGGAGCtgacttttgtcagatgcttttagTGCATCAATTGAGCcgatcatgtggttttgtccgTCATTTTGTTGATGCCGTACACTAAATTAGTTGATTTTCATTGATCGAAACTTCCTTGCATTCCACGAATAAATCCCACGTGGTCATGGGCCTTTCATGTGCTGTTGAACTCGGTGTGCTAGGTTTTTGTTGAATATGTATGCACAAACATTCTtttgggaagtgtgtgtgtgtgtgtgtgtgtgtgtgtgtgtgtgtgtgtccgtgtgtttCTGGCCCTAAttcctctttaaatgtttagtagaattctcCACTGAAGCCATCTAGTCCTGGGGTTTTCTATGTTGGGAGGTTGATGAATACTGGTTAAGTCTCCTTACGAGTTGTCGAGATCTGCTGAGATTTTTTACTTCTTCAGGAGTCAGTCTTGGCAGCGTGTATGTTTCtcagaatttatctatttctcctaaAGTATCAAATTTGTTGGGGTATAGTTGTCCCTGGTCTTCTCtttataatcttttttgtttctgtagtaTCAATTGTAATGCCCCTCTGTCGTTCTGAGTTTAGTTATTTGAcccttctctgtttttctcttaatcTGCTTAACCTATGTTGACCTTTTCAGAGACACCAGCTCTTAGTTTCGTtgcttttttcctattatttgtctattctccatttcctttatttgtgctctaatctttattacttccttccttctgctaactttgggtttacattgttcttccttttctagttCTCGAAACATAAAGACAGGCTGTTGATTTGAGATCTGTcttctttttcactgtaagcaTTTACCAcaataaacttccctcttaacactatGCTTTCCCTGCATCTCCTTAGTTGTGGCATgtggtgttttcattttcatgtgtcTCAAGATGCTTTCTAATTTCCTTGTGGTCTGTTCTTTGACCCATTGATTATTGAAGAGAGTGTTGTAATTTCCACCTATTTGTGACATTTTCAATTCTCCTTCTGGTATtgctttctagtttcattccactgtggtcagaaaagataattGGTATGATTTCGAACCTCTGAAGTTTGTGAAGATCCTAAATGTCAACACAAAAGCTAAAGCATAAGACCTCTGGAAGAGAATTCAGGATAAAGCCTTGAAAAACTTGCTGTAGGCGAAGGACTCTTCTAGCTATGACACAGAAAGCAATAGCCACGCAAAAACACGTTAAgtgaatttcatcaaatttagaaatCTGGCTtttcatcattagagaaatgaaaaagcaagccaTTCATTGTGGCAATGTTTGCAATATATACTACCCAACAATGGAAAAGTTTGCACGCAAAAAACCACTCTTATAATTCAGTATTAAGACGACAAATCATAATCAATGTGCAAACCATGTGAATGGTTCTTCACATGCCACACCAAACGATATGCAACTGATCAAGAGAAGAGGCTGGGGGCCAAGGTCACTAGTGGAGGCAGTGGCAAAGCTGGGTCAGAGATCTCAGGCAAGTCACCTCCCTTCTCTGAGTCGGTTTCCTCAAATGCACAGTAGTAGCTCAGACGATCTTTGAGGGTGTCATGAGGTAGTGGGCAAAACGCCCTTGGCCCAGGGCCTGATGACGACGAAAACAAAGAGGAGCAGCAGGATGGGTGCCCAGGAAGGAAAACACCCAACCTGATgtctcaggaggctgggagggtggTGGCAGGCCTCAGAAACCTAGGGTGGAGCCTGTCGTTCAGGGAAGCCCTGAGGGGTGGCGATCATGCACAATGAAGGGAGATGGGGAGCGATATGTGCACATGGGCGGGAGGGTGGGTGTCAGGAGAGAGTGCCCAGCAGGTGGGTTTATCACCCCCAGGACACTGCGAGCCCCTGGATGACAGGAGCGGCCGACAGCAGGGCCCAGTGCACGCATCCCGACCTCAGAGGGTCCCAGGTTCAAGTCTGtgctctgccacttcctggctgtgtgacttggggAGAGCGTCTTccctcttggagcctcagttggCTGAGACCATGAAATGGCCTTACTGCCCCCACCTCTCGGGCTTGCCCGAGAAATGGAAACATAGGTCCAGACAAGAaattgtacatgaatattcagaACAACTTTATGCATAATGTCAATAACTGGAAATAAGTGAATGCATGAATGCTCGTCCATCGCCAGGCCTGGGGCAGGAGTGATCAGAGGGAGCAGGCCCGGCTGGGAGAAGGTTGTGAGTGCTGTCCACTGCCACAGCAGGGCCTCAGAAAACACTTGCTGACATGGACTGTGGGCCTTTGCGGTGTGGGGTCTGCAGAAGGTCccaggctgggggcaggagggaagCCTGCCTGGGTCTCCTGTTTGCCATGTGAGTGAGGTGGTGGCCATCTCCAGGGTGGCCAGTCTGACCCTCCTGCAGGATGCGCAGTCCAGTCCGCCCCCATTTCCCACCAAGGTGCTCCTGCCTCCctgctctcctcctctcttcccaggTGCCCTCAGTGCTGCCCCTACAGGGTAGGGGGAGTGGGTCCCTGGTGAGGCCCCACCGCTGCAAGGTGATGTGAAAGGGGGAGTGTCCAGCAAGCCTGGAGGCCTGAGGAGTCCGTGACCTGGCCAGCACCCTGCCTCTGAGGGCTGCTGCTTGTTCCTTTCCAGTGGAGCTTTCGTATCTCAAGTGCCTTCCACACACAGTGCTCAAACTCACTCCCATGGCTTATGGTGACGACTCCTACCCTGATCCAAGGACAGGCATGTGCCCGCTATGTGCACAAGGGTGTCTGGGGAGGTCCTGGCCAAATAGCATTAAATTTATGACGCCAGGGATGGAGTCCCAGGCATCCCTCATCTCTTCCACAGCCCAGACCACAGACCAGGAGACATAAAGGGAAGGGGactccattgtgtgtgtgtatgtgtgtgtttgtgtgtgtgtgtgtgtgtgtgtgtgttccagtaaaactttggGACTGGATTTCTGTCAGAGTCCCAGAATGTCAGTGTTGCCAAGCATGGACCCAAGCACCAGAGAAGCAGAAATCACAGTGACAGCCAATATGGAGACCCACCCAAAGCCTTTCTGACGGACGGCTTCTGGGGTGTGCAACCAATGCAGTCCAACGCTCACCAGGGCTCCCTATGTGGCTCCATGctctgctgttgttgttttgaaatcCTTCATAGTTTTTGACAAGGAAActcatgttttaattttccaCTGAGCCTCCCAAATTAGGCAGCCCAGTCTGGGTCAGGATCTGGCCATGGTGGAGATGGCAGCCCCTCCTGGGGAAACAGAagctggggctgggtggggagtgggaggcagggagccTTCCACTGCTGTTTTCCCTCCGTATCTAGGGCTCTGTGCTCCCAAGCCCTGGACATTACCGGGGAACTCCAGAAAGCCCTGGACACTGTCCCTGCCTGCCACTGAGCCCTTCCCAGGAGACCAAACTGTCTCTGCCCTCACTGTCTTGTACCTGAAGCATGTGCAGCCCTACCTCAGACCCCTCCAGACGTCACCCAGCCCTTGAACACACCAGGACctaggtaggcctggtggtgtcCTCACTGGGAGAGCCCTGCTGCTGGGGGAGAAGGGCTGTGAAGCCCCAAACAGGCCGCCGTTCCATCACCGGCAAGGGGCTGTGTACGTGTGCACCGTGCGTTGTTTTTATTACATCCTGCTCCCTCAGCAATCACGGCCCACTACCGGCCTTCTACCCACTGGAGGGCTGCAAACATCACTGCGGGGCCCACCTCATTGTCTGTCAGACTCGGTACCGAGGATGGGGTCCTGAACTGTGTGGATGATGAGCCAAGGGTTCCAGAACATCGTCTCCAAGGAGGGGGTGTGGGAAGTGGATCCTGGTGAGAGCCTTGGACCCTGTCCCTCGGCGGGAGGGGCAGTGGCACCAAGCTGCATTCTTCCACCCAACCCCtgctctgccccccccccccccccccccccgcttgcCATGTCCCTGGGGCTGCTGAGCAAGGAAGGCTTGTAGAAAAATCACATAACTGTGAGCACTGGGGCCTCTCCAAACTCCTGGTCGCACACTCAAGTGTAATCAACCTCTGCACCTCCCAGCATCCCACCTGTCCCTGTGGGCCTTTTTGGCAGAGGTGGGGCCCACCTATCCCAGAGAGCCTGAAGAAATGTCCTTGCTACAAGCCCAAGCATGGCCAGGTATAGCAACGGGTGTGCAGGTAAAGGAAAAAAACGTCCAAATTAATTTTGCAACTTTAATGTAACACTGATACCCAAAACATGAAAGCGCAAGGAAAAGCACAAAATGAAAGCAGGAAGAGCAAAGAGAGCTTCATCTTGCATGCCACCTCTGACTGACAGGAAGAAGCTGCCTAGGGTGCTGTGTCGAGAAGGAATCTGAGAGGAGGCACTCTGGCTTGGCCAGTAAGATCGCTGCAGTTCGTCAACGGTGCCTGTAAAAGCACAAGAAACCAAAGTGACAACGTCCATGGACACACGCGAACCAGGGAGGGATATACGTAACAAATAAGTGTCCGTCCATGCTGTTGCCGTTGCCCCCAACGCCCCCATCCCGGCCCTCCCTCTGACATCTCACCCCCCTCTGCAGCCCTCCTGCAGAGTCTCATTTCTCTGCTGAAACTCTTACTGGATCCAGGAGAAGAAGCTGGCGCCAGCTCTGGCGGCATTTCTGGTCCGGATGGTGGAGCTGGTGCTAGGGCCATCTAGGACGCTGGTGCTGGCCCCTCCATTGGTGCCACTGCTGACACCAGCTCTCCACGTGGCCCTCCTGTTGGCACGGTTGCTATTCAGAATGTACTGATGGTATCTGGCCCAGAAAGCAAAGGGGATCCTGGCCCAGGCGTCGCCAAAATCTCCGTCCTCATCCCAGGTCAGGAGCTCGACTTGTATGTCATCCCAGCTCCACCGTCCAATCAGAGCTTCGTCTCCGATATTCATCTGGGCCCTCATCTGGGCCCTGGCATGTTCCTCGGCCATATCCACATCCATTGTCTTGAAAGCATCATCCACAGCCTCCAAGAAATGAGCCTTCCATTCCCGGGGGTCTCGGTTCTGATTCTGTGGAGGAAAAGGGCAAGCATAGACACAGAGCTACCCCACAGTGGCTGAGCACCCACGGCCCGCCTCGCCCTGTCCCGTGTGCTTTGCGAAATGATGGCAAAATCAGGACCACAGGGATCAGGGACTCCTACTATCCTGTGCCAGACCTGGGATTTTACCCCATCTGTGACCTCGTGTAGGGTGCTCTGGTGCTTCTGTGACTGTTCAGTACCCTCACTGGAATATGGGGTAATGGGAAGGAGGCCTTGACCAAGAAACAAGCAAGGTATGGAGAGCACCACCCCCAGTGCCGGGCACCCAACAGGGGCTCTCCCTTACCTGGGCGATGAATCTCAGGACCCTCATCTTGCTGGTCTCATGGCGGGCTCGCAGGCCCCAGAGGAATTCATACTCAGGTGGGTTGCTGTTAGGGATCTTCTTGTATTCCAGGTACCTTGGCATGAGAGGAAAGTAAACTTTGCTTCTAGCCAAGCAGACCTGTTGCTGAACGGATGGGTTCCAGGGGGCCCCTCCTCAACCCGATGCTGCAGCTCAGCTCCTGGAAGAGGACTGCCCTGCCCCTCCAGCCCTTCACTCATGCCCAAACCCACTCCCAGGACTTCTGCCTGCAAAAGTGAGGCCTTCAAAGCCTCTTGCCATTGGTCCTCCCCGGAAGCCATGCGGAGGTGCAGGGGGGGCCACATGTGGGGCATTTGTCTGTAGCGAGGCCACAAGTTTGTGCCCCTCATCACAATGGCCCCAGCTTCCTGTTGGGTGTGTTGTAAACAGAGGAGCCATTCTTCAGGCCGCCTGCTCTGAGCACACCCCACCTTGAGGGTCTTGGCCACACCCCGGCGGAGCCCTGGAGAGGCCCCACCAGAGGAAAcgactggaaaggaagaaacagtCAGCCAGGAGAAGCGTGCTCCAGGCATCCTCCTCAAGTCCTGACCCTTTGTTGGTGTGCATGCGCGCCTGTGCGTTGGCAAGTCCTCCAGGGACAGGGAGAGGGTGGACCCTGGCCTGAAAATCAGGAGAGTTGGGCTGAGGCCCTTACCAGCTGGGAGCCATGCTCAGAGGCGTCCCCTCTCTGAGCTCCAGGTTCCTTAGGTGTAAACCAGGGGGAACTCTCGTGTCAGTCTACAGGGCAGGTGCTCAAGGAGATGGTGGCCGTTATCACACCCCACACCGTGTTCTCAGGTGACGTGCGCTCCCTTTTCCCAAGACCCCCCTGACCTTCGGCTCCCCACACGCTCGCATACCCCCACTGCCACTCACTCCCAGGCCAGAGGCACCCATCCCTCCAGTTGAAGATGTGGGACAGGGAACTGCTTTCTCAGCCAGACCAGCACACAAGGGATGCTCGAGTGAGAGTCGCAGTTAGCTCAGGTGATACTTACTTCTGCTTCACAAAGTCATCTGTGATGAGCTTCCTCAGATCGCCGAGGAATGGGTGCCTCACCCTGAGGGCAAGGAAAGGAATCCATGAGCAGAGGCGGTGGCAAGGGCCCTCCCTAGCATGACTATGACTTCCCAGCCCACGGGGAGTCGCCGTGGAGGCCTGGGCATGGAGCAGAGGCCAG
It includes:
- the LOC115898601 gene encoding putative uncharacterized protein FLJ39060 translates to MVDGRTETIINDIFFTEPTPEMSSLPVHSHSSLSLNLISLMVICRGIIKLVIHFRMYCPPRLKAKHIGPTLRPVPLKELRISHWPNECIRHSASVPMATGANGLETKDETKTNAEKCACSVFL